A section of the Engystomops pustulosus chromosome 3, aEngPut4.maternal, whole genome shotgun sequence genome encodes:
- the CLHC1 gene encoding clathrin heavy chain linker domain-containing protein 1 isoform X1: MVFPVRVFTKICILAADPPAGHERRLLQARKGPHSPRPEPRQEEARHISTGAVKSFQGISGPRVLPPITSARSKSFLTSIEKNIKSEEEKLSAVGQLDAEQQYIIYGQAFDKIIEYCTDYKRLLTAIKQEYDEFIDATKQGEINAMHLHTKLKRLASEPTTLMYYRKRAAELEDRIDIVNKDSQRIENELQKLLDERRVKTPQIEEAGTPQNEINPTAPIPGMTIEDSLNMAALIKYHQHLDDKKSALLADMKTKFVPIQKKQELDVKLSIALQEREEVELINQRLLDSYRKKRAIADTISSWARSDKSLSLHEALAQMVGKENEVKDDTAATNVFEDLDPRKGQEAEALLEYVERFNELFVNGQYKAAAVYAAHSPRGILRNMETMEKFRGVVVGKDDLSPLMMFFEALMESSSFAKHPVNAALTLEAIKCALSHDKMEHVVHWVTQQRITFSEALGDVIWDYGESEPYHKVTCLALAQLIYRKCSSLRKAALCMCLQGQIQGALDYTYQSKRFLLDDYLFLLKKCPTAELINGLTKEWNGKAAALSVGQAVLSLLCTDHKEYGFQLLESIYQCGEAALEQVILNDVVCTPEGWVEIAEECSSNDYRQLSEKIKSIVVSQDGVVEISSKDVDAKIMEHVYM, encoded by the exons ATGGTCTTCCCCGTGAGGGTTTTCACGAAGATCTGCATCTTGGCGGCGGATCCACCTGCAGGACATGAAAGGCGGTTATTACAGGCACGAAAAGGACCGCACTCCCCCAGGCCTGAGCCCCG GCAGGAAGAAGCCCGGCACATATCCACTGGAGCTGTGAAGTCCTTCCAGGGAATATCAGGACCTCGGGTTCTCCCACCCATCACTAGTGCCCGCAGTAAGAGCTTTCTGACCAGCATTGAGAAGAACATAAAATCTGAGGAGGAAAAACTCTCTGCCGTGGGTCAACTCGATGCCGAGCAGCAGTATATTATCTATGGACAGGCGTTTGATAAG ATCATTGAATATTGCACTGACTACAAGCGCCTTCTTACTGCCATCAAACAAGAGTACGATGAGTTTATTGATGCCACAAAACAAGGGGAAATAAATGCAATGCATCTCCATACAAAGTTGAAAAGACTAGCCTCTGAGCCCACCACACTCATGTATTACCGGAAACGGGCAGCGGAGCTGGAAGACAG AATTGACATAGTCAATAAAGATTCTCAAAGAATTGAAAATGAGTTACAAAAATTGCTTGATGAAAGGAGAGTAAAGACTCCCCAGATAGAAGAGGCAGGAACACCCCAAAATGAAATAAACCCCACAGCTCCAATCCCAG GTATGACCATAGAAGATTCCTTGAACATGGCCGCCCTTATAAAGTACCACCAGCATTTAGACGACAAGAAGTCTGCATTACTGGCTGACATGAAAACCAAGTTTGTTCCCATCCAGAAGAAGCAGGAGCTGGACGTGAAGCTCAGTATTGCTTTACAGGAAAGAGAAGAAGTTGAGTTAATCAACCAGAGATTGCTGGACAG TTACAGAAAGAAAAGAGCCATCGCAGACACAATTTCCTCCTGGGCGAGATCAGATAAAAGTCTTTCTCTGCATGAGGCGCTGGCGCAGATGGTTGGAAAAGAAAATGAAGTGAAAG ATGACACTGCTGCCACAAATGTATTTGAAGATCTGGATCCACGGAAGGGCCAGGAAGCGGAGGCTTTGCTGGAATATGTTGAAAG GTTTAATGAGCTGTTTGTTAATGGTCAGTACAAGGCCGCCGCAGTCTATGCCGCACACAGTCCCCGGGGAATCCTCAGGAATATGGAGACCATGGAGAAATTCAGAG GTGTTGTAGTCGGTAAGGACGATTTGTCTCCTTTGATGATGTTCTTCGAGGCTTTGATGGAGTCCAGCAGCTTTGCCAAGCATCCGGTTAATGCGGCGCTTACGCTAGAAGCGATAAAGTGCGCTCTGTCTCATGATAAGATGGAGCACGTTGTTCATTGGGTTACTCAACAAAG GATAACATTCTCCGAAGCTCTGGGGGATGTAATTTGGGATTATGGAGAGAGCGAGCCATACCACAAGGTCACGTGCCTGGCGCTGGCTCAGCTAATATACCGAAAATGTTCTAGCCTCCGGAAGGCCGCTCTCTGTATGTGCTTACAAGGTCAGATCCAAGGGGCTCTTGACTACACttatcaaagtaaacgcttcttatTAG ATGACTACTTGTTCTTGTTGAAGAAGTGCCCCACTGCAGAACTCATCAATGGACTGACCAAGGAGTGGAACGGTAAAGCGGCGGCGCTGTCTGTTGGGCAGGctgtgctctccctgctgtgcactGATCACAAGGAGTATGGATTTCAGCTGCTGGAGagtatatatcagtgcggggaAG CTGCTTTGGAGCAAGTCATCCTCAATGATGTTGTCTGCACCCCGGAAGGATGGGTGGAAATAGCTGAGGAGTGTTCCAGCAATGACTACAGACAGCTGTCCGAGAAGATCAAGTCCATTGTCGTTTCACAAGATGGAGTTGTGGAGATTTCATCCAAGGATGTGGATGCAAAAATTATGgagcatgtgtatatgtaa
- the CLHC1 gene encoding clathrin heavy chain linker domain-containing protein 1 isoform X3: MKGGYYRQEEARHISTGAVKSFQGISGPRVLPPITSARSKSFLTSIEKNIKSEEEKLSAVGQLDAEQQYIIYGQAFDKIIEYCTDYKRLLTAIKQEYDEFIDATKQGEINAMHLHTKLKRLASEPTTLMYYRKRAAELEDRIDIVNKDSQRIENELQKLLDERRVKTPQIEEAGTPQNEINPTAPIPGMTIEDSLNMAALIKYHQHLDDKKSALLADMKTKFVPIQKKQELDVKLSIALQEREEVELINQRLLDSYRKKRAIADTISSWARSDKSLSLHEALAQMVGKENEVKDDTAATNVFEDLDPRKGQEAEALLEYVERFNELFVNGQYKAAAVYAAHSPRGILRNMETMEKFRGVVVGKDDLSPLMMFFEALMESSSFAKHPVNAALTLEAIKCALSHDKMEHVVHWVTQQRITFSEALGDVIWDYGESEPYHKVTCLALAQLIYRKCSSLRKAALCMCLQGQIQGALDYTYQSKRFLLDDYLFLLKKCPTAELINGLTKEWNGKAAALSVGQAVLSLLCTDHKEYGFQLLESIYQCGEAALEQVILNDVVCTPEGWVEIAEECSSNDYRQLSEKIKSIVVSQDGVVEISSKDVDAKIMEHVYM, translated from the exons ATGAAAGGCGGTTATTACAG GCAGGAAGAAGCCCGGCACATATCCACTGGAGCTGTGAAGTCCTTCCAGGGAATATCAGGACCTCGGGTTCTCCCACCCATCACTAGTGCCCGCAGTAAGAGCTTTCTGACCAGCATTGAGAAGAACATAAAATCTGAGGAGGAAAAACTCTCTGCCGTGGGTCAACTCGATGCCGAGCAGCAGTATATTATCTATGGACAGGCGTTTGATAAG ATCATTGAATATTGCACTGACTACAAGCGCCTTCTTACTGCCATCAAACAAGAGTACGATGAGTTTATTGATGCCACAAAACAAGGGGAAATAAATGCAATGCATCTCCATACAAAGTTGAAAAGACTAGCCTCTGAGCCCACCACACTCATGTATTACCGGAAACGGGCAGCGGAGCTGGAAGACAG AATTGACATAGTCAATAAAGATTCTCAAAGAATTGAAAATGAGTTACAAAAATTGCTTGATGAAAGGAGAGTAAAGACTCCCCAGATAGAAGAGGCAGGAACACCCCAAAATGAAATAAACCCCACAGCTCCAATCCCAG GTATGACCATAGAAGATTCCTTGAACATGGCCGCCCTTATAAAGTACCACCAGCATTTAGACGACAAGAAGTCTGCATTACTGGCTGACATGAAAACCAAGTTTGTTCCCATCCAGAAGAAGCAGGAGCTGGACGTGAAGCTCAGTATTGCTTTACAGGAAAGAGAAGAAGTTGAGTTAATCAACCAGAGATTGCTGGACAG TTACAGAAAGAAAAGAGCCATCGCAGACACAATTTCCTCCTGGGCGAGATCAGATAAAAGTCTTTCTCTGCATGAGGCGCTGGCGCAGATGGTTGGAAAAGAAAATGAAGTGAAAG ATGACACTGCTGCCACAAATGTATTTGAAGATCTGGATCCACGGAAGGGCCAGGAAGCGGAGGCTTTGCTGGAATATGTTGAAAG GTTTAATGAGCTGTTTGTTAATGGTCAGTACAAGGCCGCCGCAGTCTATGCCGCACACAGTCCCCGGGGAATCCTCAGGAATATGGAGACCATGGAGAAATTCAGAG GTGTTGTAGTCGGTAAGGACGATTTGTCTCCTTTGATGATGTTCTTCGAGGCTTTGATGGAGTCCAGCAGCTTTGCCAAGCATCCGGTTAATGCGGCGCTTACGCTAGAAGCGATAAAGTGCGCTCTGTCTCATGATAAGATGGAGCACGTTGTTCATTGGGTTACTCAACAAAG GATAACATTCTCCGAAGCTCTGGGGGATGTAATTTGGGATTATGGAGAGAGCGAGCCATACCACAAGGTCACGTGCCTGGCGCTGGCTCAGCTAATATACCGAAAATGTTCTAGCCTCCGGAAGGCCGCTCTCTGTATGTGCTTACAAGGTCAGATCCAAGGGGCTCTTGACTACACttatcaaagtaaacgcttcttatTAG ATGACTACTTGTTCTTGTTGAAGAAGTGCCCCACTGCAGAACTCATCAATGGACTGACCAAGGAGTGGAACGGTAAAGCGGCGGCGCTGTCTGTTGGGCAGGctgtgctctccctgctgtgcactGATCACAAGGAGTATGGATTTCAGCTGCTGGAGagtatatatcagtgcggggaAG CTGCTTTGGAGCAAGTCATCCTCAATGATGTTGTCTGCACCCCGGAAGGATGGGTGGAAATAGCTGAGGAGTGTTCCAGCAATGACTACAGACAGCTGTCCGAGAAGATCAAGTCCATTGTCGTTTCACAAGATGGAGTTGTGGAGATTTCATCCAAGGATGTGGATGCAAAAATTATGgagcatgtgtatatgtaa
- the CLHC1 gene encoding clathrin heavy chain linker domain-containing protein 1 isoform X2, with protein sequence MPLHEMARQEEARHISTGAVKSFQGISGPRVLPPITSARSKSFLTSIEKNIKSEEEKLSAVGQLDAEQQYIIYGQAFDKIIEYCTDYKRLLTAIKQEYDEFIDATKQGEINAMHLHTKLKRLASEPTTLMYYRKRAAELEDRIDIVNKDSQRIENELQKLLDERRVKTPQIEEAGTPQNEINPTAPIPGMTIEDSLNMAALIKYHQHLDDKKSALLADMKTKFVPIQKKQELDVKLSIALQEREEVELINQRLLDSYRKKRAIADTISSWARSDKSLSLHEALAQMVGKENEVKDDTAATNVFEDLDPRKGQEAEALLEYVERFNELFVNGQYKAAAVYAAHSPRGILRNMETMEKFRGVVVGKDDLSPLMMFFEALMESSSFAKHPVNAALTLEAIKCALSHDKMEHVVHWVTQQRITFSEALGDVIWDYGESEPYHKVTCLALAQLIYRKCSSLRKAALCMCLQGQIQGALDYTYQSKRFLLDDYLFLLKKCPTAELINGLTKEWNGKAAALSVGQAVLSLLCTDHKEYGFQLLESIYQCGEAALEQVILNDVVCTPEGWVEIAEECSSNDYRQLSEKIKSIVVSQDGVVEISSKDVDAKIMEHVYM encoded by the exons ATGCCCTTACATGAGATGGCGAG GCAGGAAGAAGCCCGGCACATATCCACTGGAGCTGTGAAGTCCTTCCAGGGAATATCAGGACCTCGGGTTCTCCCACCCATCACTAGTGCCCGCAGTAAGAGCTTTCTGACCAGCATTGAGAAGAACATAAAATCTGAGGAGGAAAAACTCTCTGCCGTGGGTCAACTCGATGCCGAGCAGCAGTATATTATCTATGGACAGGCGTTTGATAAG ATCATTGAATATTGCACTGACTACAAGCGCCTTCTTACTGCCATCAAACAAGAGTACGATGAGTTTATTGATGCCACAAAACAAGGGGAAATAAATGCAATGCATCTCCATACAAAGTTGAAAAGACTAGCCTCTGAGCCCACCACACTCATGTATTACCGGAAACGGGCAGCGGAGCTGGAAGACAG AATTGACATAGTCAATAAAGATTCTCAAAGAATTGAAAATGAGTTACAAAAATTGCTTGATGAAAGGAGAGTAAAGACTCCCCAGATAGAAGAGGCAGGAACACCCCAAAATGAAATAAACCCCACAGCTCCAATCCCAG GTATGACCATAGAAGATTCCTTGAACATGGCCGCCCTTATAAAGTACCACCAGCATTTAGACGACAAGAAGTCTGCATTACTGGCTGACATGAAAACCAAGTTTGTTCCCATCCAGAAGAAGCAGGAGCTGGACGTGAAGCTCAGTATTGCTTTACAGGAAAGAGAAGAAGTTGAGTTAATCAACCAGAGATTGCTGGACAG TTACAGAAAGAAAAGAGCCATCGCAGACACAATTTCCTCCTGGGCGAGATCAGATAAAAGTCTTTCTCTGCATGAGGCGCTGGCGCAGATGGTTGGAAAAGAAAATGAAGTGAAAG ATGACACTGCTGCCACAAATGTATTTGAAGATCTGGATCCACGGAAGGGCCAGGAAGCGGAGGCTTTGCTGGAATATGTTGAAAG GTTTAATGAGCTGTTTGTTAATGGTCAGTACAAGGCCGCCGCAGTCTATGCCGCACACAGTCCCCGGGGAATCCTCAGGAATATGGAGACCATGGAGAAATTCAGAG GTGTTGTAGTCGGTAAGGACGATTTGTCTCCTTTGATGATGTTCTTCGAGGCTTTGATGGAGTCCAGCAGCTTTGCCAAGCATCCGGTTAATGCGGCGCTTACGCTAGAAGCGATAAAGTGCGCTCTGTCTCATGATAAGATGGAGCACGTTGTTCATTGGGTTACTCAACAAAG GATAACATTCTCCGAAGCTCTGGGGGATGTAATTTGGGATTATGGAGAGAGCGAGCCATACCACAAGGTCACGTGCCTGGCGCTGGCTCAGCTAATATACCGAAAATGTTCTAGCCTCCGGAAGGCCGCTCTCTGTATGTGCTTACAAGGTCAGATCCAAGGGGCTCTTGACTACACttatcaaagtaaacgcttcttatTAG ATGACTACTTGTTCTTGTTGAAGAAGTGCCCCACTGCAGAACTCATCAATGGACTGACCAAGGAGTGGAACGGTAAAGCGGCGGCGCTGTCTGTTGGGCAGGctgtgctctccctgctgtgcactGATCACAAGGAGTATGGATTTCAGCTGCTGGAGagtatatatcagtgcggggaAG CTGCTTTGGAGCAAGTCATCCTCAATGATGTTGTCTGCACCCCGGAAGGATGGGTGGAAATAGCTGAGGAGTGTTCCAGCAATGACTACAGACAGCTGTCCGAGAAGATCAAGTCCATTGTCGTTTCACAAGATGGAGTTGTGGAGATTTCATCCAAGGATGTGGATGCAAAAATTATGgagcatgtgtatatgtaa
- the CLHC1 gene encoding clathrin heavy chain linker domain-containing protein 1 isoform X4 translates to MQEEARHISTGAVKSFQGISGPRVLPPITSARSKSFLTSIEKNIKSEEEKLSAVGQLDAEQQYIIYGQAFDKIIEYCTDYKRLLTAIKQEYDEFIDATKQGEINAMHLHTKLKRLASEPTTLMYYRKRAAELEDRIDIVNKDSQRIENELQKLLDERRVKTPQIEEAGTPQNEINPTAPIPGMTIEDSLNMAALIKYHQHLDDKKSALLADMKTKFVPIQKKQELDVKLSIALQEREEVELINQRLLDSYRKKRAIADTISSWARSDKSLSLHEALAQMVGKENEVKDDTAATNVFEDLDPRKGQEAEALLEYVERFNELFVNGQYKAAAVYAAHSPRGILRNMETMEKFRGVVVGKDDLSPLMMFFEALMESSSFAKHPVNAALTLEAIKCALSHDKMEHVVHWVTQQRITFSEALGDVIWDYGESEPYHKVTCLALAQLIYRKCSSLRKAALCMCLQGQIQGALDYTYQSKRFLLDDYLFLLKKCPTAELINGLTKEWNGKAAALSVGQAVLSLLCTDHKEYGFQLLESIYQCGEAALEQVILNDVVCTPEGWVEIAEECSSNDYRQLSEKIKSIVVSQDGVVEISSKDVDAKIMEHVYM, encoded by the exons AT GCAGGAAGAAGCCCGGCACATATCCACTGGAGCTGTGAAGTCCTTCCAGGGAATATCAGGACCTCGGGTTCTCCCACCCATCACTAGTGCCCGCAGTAAGAGCTTTCTGACCAGCATTGAGAAGAACATAAAATCTGAGGAGGAAAAACTCTCTGCCGTGGGTCAACTCGATGCCGAGCAGCAGTATATTATCTATGGACAGGCGTTTGATAAG ATCATTGAATATTGCACTGACTACAAGCGCCTTCTTACTGCCATCAAACAAGAGTACGATGAGTTTATTGATGCCACAAAACAAGGGGAAATAAATGCAATGCATCTCCATACAAAGTTGAAAAGACTAGCCTCTGAGCCCACCACACTCATGTATTACCGGAAACGGGCAGCGGAGCTGGAAGACAG AATTGACATAGTCAATAAAGATTCTCAAAGAATTGAAAATGAGTTACAAAAATTGCTTGATGAAAGGAGAGTAAAGACTCCCCAGATAGAAGAGGCAGGAACACCCCAAAATGAAATAAACCCCACAGCTCCAATCCCAG GTATGACCATAGAAGATTCCTTGAACATGGCCGCCCTTATAAAGTACCACCAGCATTTAGACGACAAGAAGTCTGCATTACTGGCTGACATGAAAACCAAGTTTGTTCCCATCCAGAAGAAGCAGGAGCTGGACGTGAAGCTCAGTATTGCTTTACAGGAAAGAGAAGAAGTTGAGTTAATCAACCAGAGATTGCTGGACAG TTACAGAAAGAAAAGAGCCATCGCAGACACAATTTCCTCCTGGGCGAGATCAGATAAAAGTCTTTCTCTGCATGAGGCGCTGGCGCAGATGGTTGGAAAAGAAAATGAAGTGAAAG ATGACACTGCTGCCACAAATGTATTTGAAGATCTGGATCCACGGAAGGGCCAGGAAGCGGAGGCTTTGCTGGAATATGTTGAAAG GTTTAATGAGCTGTTTGTTAATGGTCAGTACAAGGCCGCCGCAGTCTATGCCGCACACAGTCCCCGGGGAATCCTCAGGAATATGGAGACCATGGAGAAATTCAGAG GTGTTGTAGTCGGTAAGGACGATTTGTCTCCTTTGATGATGTTCTTCGAGGCTTTGATGGAGTCCAGCAGCTTTGCCAAGCATCCGGTTAATGCGGCGCTTACGCTAGAAGCGATAAAGTGCGCTCTGTCTCATGATAAGATGGAGCACGTTGTTCATTGGGTTACTCAACAAAG GATAACATTCTCCGAAGCTCTGGGGGATGTAATTTGGGATTATGGAGAGAGCGAGCCATACCACAAGGTCACGTGCCTGGCGCTGGCTCAGCTAATATACCGAAAATGTTCTAGCCTCCGGAAGGCCGCTCTCTGTATGTGCTTACAAGGTCAGATCCAAGGGGCTCTTGACTACACttatcaaagtaaacgcttcttatTAG ATGACTACTTGTTCTTGTTGAAGAAGTGCCCCACTGCAGAACTCATCAATGGACTGACCAAGGAGTGGAACGGTAAAGCGGCGGCGCTGTCTGTTGGGCAGGctgtgctctccctgctgtgcactGATCACAAGGAGTATGGATTTCAGCTGCTGGAGagtatatatcagtgcggggaAG CTGCTTTGGAGCAAGTCATCCTCAATGATGTTGTCTGCACCCCGGAAGGATGGGTGGAAATAGCTGAGGAGTGTTCCAGCAATGACTACAGACAGCTGTCCGAGAAGATCAAGTCCATTGTCGTTTCACAAGATGGAGTTGTGGAGATTTCATCCAAGGATGTGGATGCAAAAATTATGgagcatgtgtatatgtaa